The DNA sequence GTCCCAGACGAAGTCGCCGGAGGCCTTGTCCTTCTCGGACGGCTCGGCGATGTCTTCGTCGGTGGCGTCCTCGTCGGCCTCGGCCGCCGGGGTCGCCTCCTCGTCGGAGGCCTCTTCGACGTCGTCCTCAGCGACGTCTTCGAGGTCATCGAGCTCGATGTCGTCGTCGGTGACGTCGAGCTCGGGGTCGGCCTCGAGATCGGTGTCGAGATCGTCGGCGACGACGCCACCGTCGACACCGGCGTCAGCCTTCTTGGCGCGGCCGGCCGGAGCCTTGGTGGCCTTCTTCGCCGCGGGACGGGTTTTGGCCTCGGCGTCCTCGCCCTCGGTGGCCCGCGTCGCGGTGGCCTTGGTGGCCCGCTTGGCCGGGGCGGACCCGTTGGGTGCCTTGGCCGCCGGCTTCTTGGCGGGGGCCTTGGTGGCGGTGCGCTTCACCGGCTCTTCGGTTGCCGGGCTTGCTTTGGTCGCTGCCACGTACACCCTTTCGGTCGTGCTGGCTGTCGGCGGGCGTGGGCGCGCCCGACCGAAAGCGTCGGCTATCAGGAATATCGGCGTGGATCTCGTGGGGGATTCTTGCCGCTATCCGGTAGGCGGCCGCCATCGACCATTGTAACTACTGCTCGGCCCTGTACCGCGCTCCGCGGCCAAAAAATCAGCGCCGGGCGCTGCCTGCAGCGGCCATCGCGGCGCCCACGATGCCCGCTTCGTTGAGCAATTCGGCGGCCACGACCGGGGTGCGGTTCTTCAGCAGCGGAATCCACTTGTCGGCCTTGCGGCTAATCCCGCCGCCGGCGATGAACAGGTCAGGCCAGATCAGATTCTCGATCGCGACCAGCACTTTGGTGACTTCTTCGCTCCACCGCTCGTAGCTCCAGTCCTTGCGTTCCTTGACCGAGGACGCCGCGCGGTGCTCGGCTTCCTTGCCGCCTACCTCGAGGTGGCCGAACTCGGTGTTGGGCAGCAGCACGCCCTTGTGGATCACCGCCGAACCGATTCCGGTGCCGAAGGTCAGCAACACCACGACACCGCTCTCGGCGCGTCCGGCGCCGTAGCGCTCCTCGGCCAGTCCTGCCGCGTCCGCATCATTGAGGACGGTGACCTGCTGACCGCCCAGCTCGCCGCCGATGATCTCGGCGGCGTTGGTGCCGATCCAGCCCTTGTCGACATTGGCGGCGGTCTGGACCACCCCGTTGACGACGACTCCGGGGTAGGTGACCCCCAACGGGCCGGTCCAGTCGAAGTGCCGGACCACCTCGGCGACGGTCTTGGCGACGGCCTCCGGGGTCGACGGCTGCGGGGTGAGCAACTTGAACCGGTCACCGATCAGCTGGCCGGTGTCAAGATCGACGATGCCGCCCTTGACGCCGCTGCCGCCGACGTCGACTCCGAATCCTCGGTTCTGTCCTGCGGCGGTCTCGGTGTCGGTCATGGCGGCTCCTGAGCGAGGC is a window from the Mycolicibacterium anyangense genome containing:
- the ppgK gene encoding polyphosphate--glucose phosphotransferase, with protein sequence MTDTETAAGQNRGFGVDVGGSGVKGGIVDLDTGQLIGDRFKLLTPQPSTPEAVAKTVAEVVRHFDWTGPLGVTYPGVVVNGVVQTAANVDKGWIGTNAAEIIGGELGGQQVTVLNDADAAGLAEERYGAGRAESGVVVLLTFGTGIGSAVIHKGVLLPNTEFGHLEVGGKEAEHRAASSVKERKDWSYERWSEEVTKVLVAIENLIWPDLFIAGGGISRKADKWIPLLKNRTPVVAAELLNEAGIVGAAMAAAGSARR